The following are from one region of the Sphingomonas sp. J315 genome:
- a CDS encoding DUF1343 domain-containing protein: protein MNFGIDRLLADPALLGQLKGRRVALLAHPASVTADLTHSVDALVAAGLDVSAMFGPQHGVRGDLQDNMMESPDYTDPTYGMPVFSLYGEVRRPTGQSMHTFDVVLIDLQDLGCRIYTYVTTLLYMLEAAAAHGKEVWVLDRPNPAGRPVEGLTLLPGWESFVGAGPMPMRHGMTLGEMGAWFIDHFKLDVAYRVIAMQAWQPEAAPGYGWPPERVWINPSPNAANVNMARAYAGTVMLEGTTLSEGRGTTRALELFGAPDIDGKAVIAEMRRIAPEWTAGCTLRDFWFQPTFHKHVGQLCSGVFIHAEGAGYDHAAFRPWRLQALGFRAIRALYPDYDLWRDFPYEYEFEKLAIDVINGGPGLRAWVDDAGAAPDDLDAAAGADEAAWVEMRARFLLY, encoded by the coding sequence ATGAACTTCGGTATCGACCGGCTGCTCGCCGACCCCGCGCTTCTCGGACAACTCAAGGGCCGCCGCGTCGCGCTGCTCGCGCACCCCGCGTCGGTGACGGCGGACCTGACCCACAGCGTCGACGCGCTGGTCGCGGCGGGGCTGGATGTGTCGGCGATGTTCGGGCCACAGCACGGCGTGCGCGGCGACCTGCAAGACAATATGATGGAATCGCCGGACTATACCGACCCCACTTACGGGATGCCGGTATTCAGCCTGTATGGCGAAGTGCGGCGGCCGACGGGCCAGTCGATGCATACGTTCGACGTGGTGCTGATCGATCTGCAGGATCTGGGCTGCCGCATCTACACCTATGTCACGACCCTGCTCTACATGCTCGAAGCGGCAGCGGCGCATGGCAAGGAAGTGTGGGTGCTCGACCGACCGAACCCGGCGGGACGCCCGGTCGAGGGACTGACCCTGCTGCCCGGATGGGAAAGCTTTGTCGGCGCGGGACCGATGCCGATGCGGCACGGCATGACTTTGGGGGAGATGGGCGCGTGGTTCATCGATCACTTCAAGCTCGACGTCGCCTATCGCGTGATCGCAATGCAGGCGTGGCAGCCCGAGGCAGCGCCCGGCTATGGCTGGCCGCCCGAGCGGGTGTGGATCAACCCCAGTCCCAATGCCGCCAACGTCAACATGGCGCGCGCCTATGCGGGGACGGTGATGCTGGAGGGCACGACGCTGTCCGAAGGCCGTGGGACCACCCGCGCGCTGGAGCTGTTCGGCGCGCCGGATATCGACGGCAAGGCGGTAATTGCCGAGATGCGGCGGATCGCGCCGGAATGGACCGCGGGTTGCACGCTGCGCGATTTCTGGTTCCAGCCGACCTTCCACAAGCATGTCGGGCAATTATGCAGCGGCGTGTTCATCCATGCCGAGGGGGCGGGGTACGACCACGCTGCGTTCCGGCCGTGGCGGTTGCAGGCGTTGGGGTTCCGGGCGATCCGGGCGTTGTACCCGGATTACGATCTGTGGCGCGATTTTCCCTATGAATATGAGTTCGAGAAGCTGGCGATTGATGTGATCAATGGCGGGCCGGGGTTGCGGGCGTGGGTCGATGATGCCGGGGCTGCGCCGGACGATCTGGATGCGGCTGCCGGGGCGGATGAGGCGGCGTGGGTGGAGATGCGGGCGCGGTTCCTGTTGTACTGA